The following are encoded in a window of Negativicutes bacterium genomic DNA:
- a CDS encoding zf-HC2 domain-containing protein, with the protein MEISCDMAMDLITLYHDGLLSESSVRAIKAHLKGCPNCRRAYREYKLAEIHPAATQTDVSLQELNDRFSFLARRLRKRQYLITGGMGLYILLTLLLLIFYLQKERDEA; encoded by the coding sequence ATGGAAATCTCATGTGATATGGCAATGGATCTGATCACGCTCTATCATGACGGTCTGCTCAGCGAAAGCAGCGTCAGGGCGATCAAGGCGCATCTCAAGGGCTGCCCAAACTGCCGCCGGGCCTATCGCGAATATAAGCTGGCAGAGATTCATCCCGCCGCAACCCAAACGGATGTCAGCCTGCAGGAATTGAATGACCGTTTCAGTTTCCTGGCCAGGCGCTTGAGAAAACGCCAGTATCTGATTACTGGCGGTATGGGTTTATATATTCTGCTGACGCTGCTGCTGCTGATTTTTTATTTGCAAAAAGAGCGGGATGAAGCGTGA
- a CDS encoding macro domain-containing protein, whose protein sequence is MSVKPIFISINRPPYCKTFEADFEYNKGLATAQKQKNIIAIHDVFTGKYPGKQILEISAKATHPLGLALCAFQLEKQVPSLGKSIAIENIYQASQIFEKGGPFLEIYDLKPKTARKFAELKTNGKLIGFRYEDQQFPPEPKTGFYTFLYVNALMESKELAEQLLLYDAFTDIDFNSEKNVNSAARAAAVFVALSRLNLLEKAQNYETFAALFRTPLPRKNENKQMTSSINLIKGDITTISRIDAIVSAGDTKLSGSGSLDKPIHKASGKELKEALKDRTIRTGEAIITASYNLESADYIIHTAGPKYNRGNSGEKELLQRTYQACLDCAKENGLYSIAFPCISVGAYRYPKVEAAKLALQAIRKWFENNTYALAVTLVCATDDETEVYQRVLSAYAKDEMKKQNSVLPKQNFEQGQTIYHKVWGEGILTQVTETQINVQFSTVGKKVLMRDWVNKNCRVH, encoded by the coding sequence ATGTCCGTAAAACCGATTTTTATCAGTATCAACCGTCCCCCATATTGCAAGACATTTGAGGCTGATTTTGAGTATAACAAAGGCTTGGCAACCGCTCAAAAACAAAAGAATATCATCGCAATCCATGATGTTTTCACCGGAAAATATCCCGGGAAACAAATTTTAGAAATCTCCGCCAAAGCCACCCACCCGCTTGGTCTGGCACTGTGTGCTTTTCAACTGGAAAAACAGGTTCCCAGTCTGGGAAAGAGCATCGCCATTGAAAACATCTACCAAGCCAGCCAAATTTTTGAAAAGGGCGGCCCCTTTTTGGAAATTTACGATTTAAAGCCGAAAACCGCCAGGAAATTCGCGGAATTGAAAACAAACGGAAAACTGATCGGCTTTCGCTATGAAGATCAGCAATTCCCGCCGGAGCCGAAAACCGGTTTTTATACTTTCCTTTATGTCAATGCTTTAATGGAAAGCAAAGAACTGGCGGAGCAACTCTTACTGTATGACGCTTTTACTGACATTGATTTCAATTCCGAAAAAAACGTAAACAGCGCCGCCAGGGCCGCCGCTGTTTTTGTCGCCTTATCCCGCTTAAATCTATTGGAGAAAGCACAAAACTACGAAACATTTGCCGCCTTGTTCCGCACTCCCCTGCCGCGCAAGAATGAGAATAAACAGATGACCAGCAGCATCAATTTGATCAAGGGTGATATCACCACGATCAGCCGAATCGATGCGATCGTCAGCGCCGGAGACACCAAGCTTTCCGGCAGCGGCAGCCTCGATAAGCCGATCCATAAAGCAAGCGGCAAAGAACTGAAAGAAGCGCTGAAAGACCGGACCATCCGGACCGGCGAAGCGATCATCACCGCCAGTTATAATTTGGAAAGCGCCGACTACATCATTCATACCGCCGGTCCCAAATATAACAGAGGCAACAGCGGTGAAAAGGAATTACTGCAGAGAACCTACCAGGCCTGTCTTGATTGCGCCAAGGAAAATGGTCTTTACTCCATCGCATTTCCCTGTATCAGCGTTGGCGCCTATCGTTATCCCAAGGTGGAGGCAGCCAAATTAGCGCTGCAGGCGATACGAAAATGGTTTGAGAATAATACCTACGCCTTAGCAGTCACCTTGGTTTGCGCTACGGATGACGAAACCGAGGTTTATCAAAGAGTCTTGTCCGCTTATGCGAAAGATGAAATGAAAAAACAAAATTCTGTTTTGCCAAAGCAAAACTTCGAGCAGGGACAAACGATCTATCACAAAGTGTGGGGTGAAGGTATCTTGACCCAGGTTACCGAAACGCAAATCAACGTTCAGTTTAGCACGGTCGGCAAAAAAGTTCTGATGCGGGATTGGGTCAATAAAAATTGCCGGGTCCACTGA
- a CDS encoding glycerophosphodiester phosphodiesterase gives MQTALHQTWLGQTAIAHRGLHDAAKPENSLSAFQAAVNAGYAIELDLQLLRDGSLAVLHDANTLRMTGKDAKITDLNAAQLPQYRLINSSETIPAFAQVLQLVKARVPLLIEMKQCQDNATAAEILIDQLRQYREECGGAYAVESFDPRFLLAFKQKAPEILRGQLACLDAGQADAALNQKLAFCGFNELTEPQFIAYAILDLPLEFLEQARANGMLVLGWTVRTAEQLRQARRCCDNIIFEKIRV, from the coding sequence ATGCAAACAGCATTGCATCAGACATGGTTGGGTCAGACGGCGATTGCGCATAGAGGATTGCATGACGCAGCCAAACCGGAAAATTCTTTGTCTGCATTTCAGGCAGCGGTGAACGCCGGTTATGCCATTGAGCTGGATTTACAGTTATTGCGGGATGGCAGCCTGGCTGTGCTGCATGACGCAAACACGCTGCGCATGACAGGGAAAGACGCTAAAATCACGGATTTGAACGCGGCTCAATTGCCACAGTATCGCTTGATCAACAGCAGTGAGACGATTCCTGCCTTTGCCCAAGTGCTGCAGTTGGTCAAAGCCCGAGTGCCGTTGCTGATCGAGATGAAGCAGTGTCAGGATAATGCAACCGCCGCGGAGATCTTAATTGATCAGTTGCGACAATACCGGGAGGAATGCGGCGGCGCCTATGCGGTTGAGAGCTTTGACCCCCGGTTCCTGCTTGCTTTCAAGCAAAAGGCTCCTGAGATTCTGCGCGGACAGCTGGCCTGCCTCGATGCAGGTCAGGCGGACGCCGCGCTCAATCAGAAACTGGCCTTCTGCGGCTTCAATGAGTTGACGGAACCCCAGTTTATTGCTTACGCAATTCTGGATCTGCCGCTGGAGTTTTTAGAACAAGCCCGGGCAAACGGTATGCTGGTTTTGGGTTGGACGGTGCGTACAGCAGAGCAGCTGCGGCAAGCCCGGCGCTGCTGCGATAATATCATTTTTGAAAAGATCCGCGTTTAG
- a CDS encoding nitroreductase family protein, producing the protein MEFSQLIRERYSVRKFADQAVEQEKLQKILEAGRVAPTAKNLQPQRIYVLQSQEALLKIRAIARCAFNAPIVLLVCGDLKEGWVNPFNRRNSTEMDVSIVNTHMMLQAKELGLDSTWACWFDTAAVKTAFCLPEGVEPFCLLPLGYPAPGVTPSAMHHQRKPLSETVTML; encoded by the coding sequence ATGGAATTCAGCCAGTTAATCAGAGAGCGTTATTCCGTCCGTAAATTTGCGGATCAAGCGGTGGAACAGGAGAAATTACAAAAAATTCTGGAAGCCGGCCGGGTCGCACCCACCGCTAAAAACCTTCAGCCGCAGCGGATTTATGTTCTGCAGAGTCAGGAAGCGCTGCTGAAAATCCGCGCGATTGCCCGTTGCGCTTTTAACGCCCCGATCGTCCTTTTGGTCTGCGGCGATCTGAAAGAGGGTTGGGTCAATCCGTTCAACCGGCGCAATTCCACGGAAATGGATGTCAGTATTGTCAATACCCACATGATGCTGCAAGCGAAAGAGTTGGGTTTGGATTCTACCTGGGCCTGCTGGTTTGATACGGCGGCGGTCAAAACAGCGTTCTGTCTGCCGGAAGGAGTCGAACCATTCTGCCTGCTGCCCTTGGGTTATCCTGCTCCCGGCGTTACACCTTCCGCTATGCATCATCAGCGTAAGCCTTTGAGTGAAACAGTGACCATGCTTTAG
- a CDS encoding beta-hydroxyacyl-ACP dehydratase, giving the protein MSQIDLEQLLPHRAPMLLLDEVRVEAEVAYGKKRIRPEEFFLQGHFPGDPLVPGVILCEILAQSACALLSGRMDQNMIPFLAGLDGVRFRQPVRPGDLLETEVRIIKSKDPFYWAAGKGFVAGKLCLQAEFSFVLHSK; this is encoded by the coding sequence ATGAGCCAAATTGATTTAGAACAGCTTTTACCGCATCGCGCTCCCATGCTGCTGCTGGATGAAGTCCGTGTCGAAGCGGAAGTGGCTTATGGCAAAAAGCGGATCCGGCCGGAAGAATTCTTTCTGCAGGGACATTTTCCGGGTGATCCGCTGGTTCCCGGCGTGATTCTCTGCGAAATTCTGGCTCAATCCGCCTGCGCCTTATTAAGCGGCCGAATGGATCAGAATATGATTCCTTTTTTAGCCGGTTTGGATGGTGTCCGTTTTCGCCAGCCGGTCAGACCGGGTGATCTGCTGGAAACAGAAGTGCGGATTATCAAGAGCAAAGACCCTTTCTATTGGGCGGCGGGAAAAGGTTTCGTCGCCGGCAAGCTTTGTCTGCAGGCTGAGTTCTCTTTCGTTTTGCACTCGAAATAG
- a CDS encoding RNA polymerase sigma factor, with protein MARLLFLCSLRREQKEAWLAKTIRGKPRPQERRDEALKPFEELYQMHYSRIYAFLFRLCRDRDLAEELTQETFYQAFASFHQFKGKSEPYTWLVAIAKHVYYRYLRKKKQSVQVIDLSLVLETYCSNNRTPQETLEQKELEESLRTLVKRIPEKYRDVIMLRIYAELPFAQVASVLNISENSAKVIYYRAKKMLMEELNHGNLM; from the coding sequence ATGGCAAGGCTTCTTTTCCTGTGCTCTTTGCGTAGAGAGCAGAAAGAGGCCTGGCTGGCTAAGACAATCCGGGGGAAACCGAGACCGCAAGAAAGAAGGGATGAAGCACTGAAACCGTTTGAAGAACTGTATCAAATGCATTACAGTCGGATCTATGCTTTTCTTTTTCGCCTTTGCCGTGATCGGGATTTAGCCGAGGAATTGACGCAGGAAACTTTTTATCAGGCTTTCGCTTCTTTTCATCAATTCAAAGGCAAAAGCGAGCCTTATACCTGGCTGGTGGCGATCGCAAAACATGTTTATTATCGCTATCTGCGTAAAAAAAAGCAATCAGTGCAGGTGATTGATCTTTCCCTGGTGTTGGAAACTTATTGCAGCAACAACCGGACTCCTCAGGAAACTTTGGAACAAAAAGAGTTGGAGGAATCGCTGCGAACTCTGGTCAAACGGATTCCCGAGAAATATCGCGATGTCATCATGCTGCGTATTTATGCCGAACTGCCCTTTGCGCAAGTGGCGTCGGTGCTGAACATCAGTGAAAATTCGGCAAAAGTGATTTATTATCGGGCTAAAAAAATGCTGATGGAGGAATTGAATCATGGAAATCTCATGTGA
- a CDS encoding insulinase family protein yields MKQFLVPYPILEEVLPNGLHLTIVQRRGHQHMSAQLAFPFGSLHDAITDRQGNRLPVAAGTAHFLEHQLFRQADGSSSSDAFAALGAYDNAFTNFDHTVYMADCSDHQMEVLRLLLDFTDQPCFSRESVDNEREIITQELMMYRDQPEERLELNLRHGLFGDHRAGQDIGGEAETIALVSAGLLNQCYEAYYQPSLARLVVVGDLDPAAVAKLAAKWGSGRQSNYQPVQPAAAPQPAGQSDVSLTMRAARPLLALGFADDRQVVLTGKDLLRRQLEMDLILDLICGKSSAIYWEFTARQLFSSFFSADYTATPWFGVLTCSADTTAAKELQDRLLQYFAGGEALAVLTAENLQRMKKKTLGELLGCFESGEALAVNLLTANLYGYRFTDIPDVLMEITVRDLHLRFEQALRTERMAISRIESLTE; encoded by the coding sequence ATGAAACAATTTTTAGTACCGTACCCTATTCTGGAAGAAGTGCTGCCCAATGGACTGCATCTGACGATTGTTCAGCGCCGGGGTCATCAGCATATGTCGGCGCAGCTGGCGTTTCCTTTTGGTTCCTTGCATGACGCCATTACCGACCGGCAGGGAAACCGCCTGCCGGTTGCGGCCGGCACGGCGCATTTTTTGGAACATCAGCTGTTTCGACAAGCGGACGGCAGCAGCAGCAGCGACGCCTTTGCCGCCTTAGGCGCTTATGATAATGCGTTTACCAATTTTGATCATACGGTTTATATGGCGGACTGCAGCGATCATCAGATGGAAGTGCTGCGGCTGCTGCTGGATTTTACCGATCAGCCTTGCTTCAGCCGGGAGAGCGTCGATAATGAGCGGGAAATCATCACCCAGGAATTAATGATGTACCGTGACCAACCGGAAGAACGTTTGGAATTGAATCTGCGCCACGGTCTTTTTGGCGATCACCGTGCCGGTCAGGATATCGGCGGAGAAGCGGAAACAATTGCGCTGGTCTCAGCCGGGCTGCTCAATCAATGTTACGAAGCTTATTATCAGCCTTCTCTGGCCCGTTTGGTGGTAGTTGGCGATCTGGATCCGGCGGCGGTTGCGAAGCTGGCTGCCAAATGGGGCAGCGGCCGTCAAAGCAACTACCAGCCGGTGCAGCCAGCCGCAGCGCCGCAGCCGGCCGGGCAGAGCGATGTGAGCTTAACGATGCGGGCGGCCCGCCCCTTGCTGGCGCTTGGTTTTGCCGATGACCGTCAAGTTGTGCTGACCGGCAAAGATCTGCTGCGCCGTCAGCTGGAAATGGATTTGATTCTGGATCTGATCTGCGGAAAATCCTCGGCCATCTATTGGGAATTTACTGCCAGACAATTATTCAGCAGTTTCTTCTCCGCTGATTACACGGCAACGCCCTGGTTTGGCGTGCTGACTTGTTCTGCCGATACGACTGCGGCCAAAGAATTACAGGACCGCTTGCTGCAGTATTTTGCCGGCGGGGAAGCCCTGGCTGTTCTGACGGCAGAAAATTTACAGCGGATGAAAAAGAAGACCTTAGGAGAATTGCTGGGCTGTTTTGAAAGCGGAGAAGCCTTGGCGGTCAATCTCTTGACGGCAAATTTGTACGGCTATCGGTTTACGGATATTCCCGATGTCTTAATGGAAATTACCGTCCGCGATCTGCATCTGCGCTTTGAGCAGGCGCTGCGGACGGAGCGAATGGCAATTTCTCGCATAGAATCTCTGACAGAATAA
- the fabF gene encoding beta-ketoacyl-ACP synthase II — MKRVVITGLGALTPIGQSVAEFWQNLIAGVNGIDFITHFDTTASKFKLAGEIKAFDPLIHLEKAEVRKTDLFVQYALYAAAEAMEDSGLAGQIDPAELAVYFGSGIGGFNTFCQEHQQLLEYGAKKVSSMMIPKMIVNIAAGQLAIRYRATGACVSVCTACATGTTAIGEAYRAILHGYATAALCGGSEAAITPLAVAGFGNCQALNPSENREEASLPFDRRRGGFVIAEGAGVLILEDYEHALARKAKIYAEIVGYGSTCDAYHVTAPDPEAGASAKAISDARKGLQDLPASALYFNAHGTGTVLNDSTETTAIKKAFGEEAKELHISSSKSMTGHMLGAAGAVEAIAAILALKTGIIPPTINLQQPDPACDLNYTANHAVRADLSGALSNSLGFGGHNACVAFRKWCPA; from the coding sequence ATGAAACGTGTTGTTATCACGGGCTTGGGAGCCCTGACACCCATTGGTCAAAGCGTAGCGGAATTTTGGCAGAATCTGATTGCTGGTGTCAACGGTATCGATTTCATTACCCATTTTGATACCACCGCGTCGAAATTCAAACTGGCCGGTGAAATTAAAGCATTTGACCCGCTGATTCACCTGGAAAAAGCAGAAGTCCGCAAAACCGATCTGTTCGTGCAATATGCACTCTATGCTGCCGCCGAAGCCATGGAGGACAGCGGGCTGGCAGGGCAGATCGATCCGGCCGAATTGGCTGTTTATTTTGGCAGCGGTATCGGCGGTTTCAATACATTTTGCCAGGAACACCAGCAACTGCTGGAATATGGAGCAAAAAAAGTATCCTCCATGATGATCCCCAAGATGATTGTCAATATCGCCGCCGGTCAACTGGCGATCCGCTACCGGGCTACCGGAGCCTGCGTCTCGGTCTGTACTGCCTGTGCCACCGGCACGACCGCAATCGGCGAAGCTTACCGCGCCATTTTGCATGGCTATGCCACGGCAGCCCTCTGCGGTGGCAGTGAGGCGGCGATTACACCTCTGGCCGTAGCCGGTTTCGGTAATTGCCAGGCCCTGAATCCCAGCGAGAACCGAGAGGAAGCTTCCCTGCCCTTCGATCGGCGCAGAGGCGGCTTTGTGATCGCCGAAGGCGCCGGTGTCCTGATTCTGGAAGATTATGAACACGCTTTGGCACGCAAGGCAAAAATCTACGCTGAAATTGTCGGTTATGGTTCTACCTGCGACGCATATCATGTTACGGCGCCGGACCCGGAAGCCGGTGCCAGCGCCAAAGCGATCAGCGATGCCCGCAAAGGGCTGCAGGATCTGCCGGCCAGCGCCCTCTATTTTAATGCCCACGGTACCGGCACAGTTTTAAATGACAGCACGGAAACCACCGCCATTAAGAAAGCCTTTGGGGAAGAAGCCAAAGAGCTGCACATCTCCTCCAGCAAATCCATGACCGGCCATATGCTGGGAGCCGCAGGGGCAGTGGAAGCCATCGCCGCCATCCTGGCTCTAAAGACAGGCATCATTCCTCCCACCATCAATCTGCAGCAGCCCGATCCCGCTTGTGACCTGAACTATACAGCGAATCATGCCGTTCGGGCTGATTTAAGCGGCGCTCTATCCAATTCTCTGGGGTTCGGCGGCCACAATGCCTGCGTGGCTTTCCGTAAATGGTGCCCGGCATGA
- a CDS encoding flavin reductase family protein, translating to MQKYAIPAAAVLAPVPAVLISSGDAPENYNIAAASWTGTVCSKPPMTYVSFRPATLSQGILWRTREFVINLITEDQCETLDWCGRVSGREHNKWLEAGLTPMTAQKVRAPLIAECPVNIECKVTQVLELGSHFMYLAEIVAVNADERFQREGKLDLSNFNTIVNRGSTYVRLGEPLARMGFSLHKEK from the coding sequence ATGCAAAAATACGCAATTCCTGCCGCTGCCGTCTTAGCGCCGGTGCCGGCTGTTTTAATTTCCAGCGGTGACGCACCGGAAAATTACAACATCGCCGCCGCTTCCTGGACCGGTACCGTCTGCAGTAAACCGCCGATGACCTATGTTTCCTTCCGGCCGGCCACCCTCTCCCAGGGGATCCTCTGGCGCACAAGAGAATTCGTCATCAATTTGATCACAGAGGACCAGTGCGAGACATTGGATTGGTGCGGCAGAGTCTCCGGGCGGGAACATAACAAATGGCTGGAAGCCGGCCTGACCCCGATGACCGCCCAAAAGGTCAGAGCCCCCCTGATTGCCGAATGTCCGGTCAATATAGAATGTAAAGTCACGCAAGTGCTGGAACTCGGCTCTCATTTTATGTATCTGGCGGAAATTGTTGCCGTCAATGCGGATGAACGGTTTCAGCGCGAGGGAAAATTGGATCTCAGCAATTTTAACACGATCGTCAACCGCGGCAGCACTTATGTCCGTTTGGGCGAGCCGCTTGCCCGCATGGGTTTCTCCCTGCACAAGGAAAAATAA
- a CDS encoding M20 family metallopeptidase, protein MKVMSKQHLFELVDQKKNQWSALSDRIWETPETRFQEHLSSAALIEALQAEGFALTDLGESIPCAFVGTWGEGKPVIGFLGEFDALSGLSQKAGSTRREAIVPGGNGHGCCHHLLGSGALAAAVALRDYVKENHLACTIQYFGCPGEEGGSGKAFMARQGVFQALDAAITWHGSAMTQTSVGSTLANIQVYYKFTGRASHAGASPHLGRSALDAVELMNVGVNYLREHIISEARVHYALIDAGGKSPNVVQSSAEVLYLIRAPKNNLVQDIFERVSDIARGAAMMTQTKLEIQIDKACSNLIPNETLEKVMNENLQLIPERQPTAREIAYAESIQASLSAEEKGSTLKTLIGMFGERAGKKLASELSEHPISAKLLPYQTSEKVSSGSTDVSDVSWLTPTVQCRCSCYALNTPGHSWQQVAQGKEDWAHDGMLTAAKAMAGVGLDLILQPQLLAAAKAELIERVGPDGYQCPIPAAVKPCAVK, encoded by the coding sequence ATGAAAGTCATGTCGAAACAACACTTATTCGAGCTGGTCGATCAGAAAAAAAACCAATGGTCCGCTTTAAGCGATCGGATTTGGGAAACCCCCGAAACCCGTTTTCAGGAGCATCTTTCTTCGGCCGCTTTAATCGAGGCGCTGCAAGCCGAAGGTTTTGCGCTGACCGATCTTGGCGAAAGCATTCCCTGTGCCTTTGTCGGCACTTGGGGCGAGGGGAAACCGGTCATCGGTTTCCTGGGGGAATTTGATGCACTTTCCGGCCTGAGCCAAAAAGCCGGCAGCACCCGGCGGGAAGCCATTGTGCCCGGAGGAAACGGGCACGGCTGCTGTCATCATTTACTTGGCAGCGGCGCTTTGGCCGCCGCGGTTGCCTTGCGTGACTACGTCAAAGAAAACCATCTCGCTTGTACCATCCAATATTTCGGCTGCCCGGGTGAGGAAGGCGGATCCGGCAAAGCCTTTATGGCGCGGCAGGGGGTTTTTCAGGCGCTCGATGCGGCGATTACCTGGCACGGCAGCGCTATGACGCAAACATCGGTTGGTTCTACTTTGGCAAATATCCAGGTCTATTACAAATTCACCGGCCGGGCTTCCCATGCCGGCGCTTCGCCGCATTTAGGCCGCAGCGCGCTGGATGCTGTGGAACTGATGAATGTGGGCGTCAATTATTTGAGGGAACATATCATTTCCGAAGCCAGAGTGCATTACGCTTTAATCGACGCGGGCGGCAAGAGCCCCAATGTCGTGCAGTCGTCAGCCGAAGTGCTCTACTTAATCCGGGCTCCGAAAAACAACTTGGTGCAGGATATTTTTGAGCGCGTCAGCGATATTGCACGCGGCGCTGCTATGATGACCCAAACCAAGCTGGAAATTCAGATTGACAAGGCATGTTCCAATTTGATCCCCAATGAAACCTTGGAAAAAGTAATGAATGAAAACTTACAATTGATTCCGGAACGCCAGCCGACCGCCCGGGAAATTGCTTACGCCGAGAGTATTCAGGCATCTCTCAGTGCGGAGGAAAAAGGCAGCACCTTGAAAACTCTGATAGGGATGTTTGGCGAGCGCGCCGGCAAAAAGCTGGCGTCGGAACTGTCGGAACATCCTATTTCGGCGAAACTGCTGCCTTATCAGACCAGTGAGAAAGTTTCCTCCGGTTCCACCGATGTTTCGGACGTTTCCTGGCTGACTCCCACGGTTCAATGCCGCTGCAGTTGTTACGCGCTGAATACACCGGGACATTCCTGGCAGCAGGTTGCCCAAGGCAAAGAAGATTGGGCTCACGACGGCATGCTGACGGCTGCCAAAGCCATGGCCGGTGTTGGTTTGGATTTGATTTTACAGCCGCAGTTGTTAGCCGCAGCCAAAGCCGAGCTAATTGAACGGGTGGGTCCGGACGGCTATCAGTGCCCCATTCCGGCTGCAGTCAAACCGTGCGCTGTAAAATAA
- a CDS encoding insulinase family protein, whose protein sequence is MTDPRIDQLSGGGQIFWLPAKQYVTHHVKVWLVQPVERRIFSSAALLSSILRRGSRRYPDQRRLAVALEELWGADLQTQVNRVGSYHLTSFYLNLADGRFLPAAGTGLLTDGLQLLQEMITSPYLVDGLFPADVFYQEQQRLQTILASSRNNRSSLAAQRMQALVYGDTAYGVPRYGTEADLLALSNEKLVADYHQLLQNSRLLVGLCGDGVEQVTAAQVERMFNWQRQPLAAQAALVLAHRAGVEQVTEVVPGEQSQLLMAFSSQVGYEQPASLALFLVNGLYGGFAHSRLFRSVREEAGLAYATGSSLDRSTGVLTAYAGLEAEAAAGAETLMAEQLQKLQQGDFSEAELEMTRQTVAGQLRMSNQEAEGRLDYQFSRFLKGHGDVEQMIEQMQNISRQEIIAAAQLLKPHTVYLLADREVTQR, encoded by the coding sequence ATGACGGATCCTAGAATTGATCAATTATCCGGCGGCGGACAGATTTTCTGGCTGCCTGCCAAACAATATGTGACACATCATGTTAAAGTTTGGCTGGTGCAGCCGGTGGAACGCCGCATCTTCAGTTCTGCGGCATTGCTGAGCTCTATTTTACGCCGCGGCAGCCGCCGTTATCCGGATCAGCGCCGCCTGGCCGTCGCTTTGGAAGAGCTCTGGGGAGCCGATCTGCAGACGCAGGTGAATCGGGTAGGCAGTTATCATCTGACTTCTTTTTATCTCAATTTGGCGGACGGACGATTTTTACCCGCCGCCGGAACCGGTTTACTGACCGACGGCCTGCAGTTGCTGCAGGAAATGATCACATCCCCTTATTTGGTTGACGGCTTGTTCCCGGCAGATGTATTTTATCAGGAACAGCAGAGACTGCAGACGATTTTGGCAAGCAGCCGCAATAACCGCAGCTCGCTGGCGGCTCAGCGGATGCAGGCCTTGGTTTATGGCGATACCGCTTACGGGGTGCCGCGCTATGGCACCGAAGCGGATTTGCTTGCACTCAGCAATGAAAAACTAGTTGCTGATTATCATCAATTGCTGCAAAACAGCCGTTTGCTCGTCGGTCTTTGCGGTGATGGCGTCGAACAAGTGACGGCAGCTCAGGTTGAGCGGATGTTCAACTGGCAGCGGCAGCCTTTAGCAGCCCAAGCAGCTCTGGTCCTGGCGCACCGAGCCGGTGTCGAACAAGTGACAGAAGTCGTTCCGGGCGAACAGAGTCAGCTGCTGATGGCGTTCAGCTCTCAAGTTGGCTATGAACAACCGGCCAGCCTGGCGCTCTTTTTAGTCAACGGACTTTACGGAGGTTTTGCCCATTCCCGTCTTTTCCGCTCTGTGCGGGAAGAAGCCGGTTTGGCTTATGCAACCGGCAGCAGTCTGGACCGTTCCACCGGCGTGCTGACGGCTTATGCCGGTCTGGAAGCGGAAGCTGCCGCCGGGGCCGAGACGCTGATGGCAGAGCAGCTGCAGAAGCTGCAGCAAGGCGACTTCAGCGAGGCGGAGCTGGAGATGACCAGACAGACCGTGGCCGGCCAGCTGCGCATGTCCAATCAGGAGGCGGAAGGCCGTTTGGATTATCAGTTCAGCCGGTTCCTGAAGGGGCACGGTGATGTGGAACAAATGATTGAGCAAATGCAAAACATCAGCCGGCAGGAAATCATCGCCGCCGCTCAACTGCTGAAACCGCATACGGTTTATTTGCTGGCGGACAGAGAGGTAACGCAAAGATGA
- the trxA gene encoding thioredoxin, which translates to MIYNLTDVNFEKEALQTNLPVLVDFWATWCGPCRMAAPIVEAIAEEYDGRLKVCKLDVDANPRTAGSFEIQSIPTMVLITTNKDTKEKEARSIVGYHPKEELKEILDRFLP; encoded by the coding sequence ATGATTTACAATTTGACCGATGTTAATTTTGAGAAAGAAGCACTGCAAACCAATCTGCCTGTGCTGGTGGATTTTTGGGCGACCTGGTGCGGTCCCTGTCGGATGGCAGCTCCTATTGTGGAAGCGATTGCAGAAGAATACGACGGCAGGTTGAAAGTATGCAAATTAGATGTCGATGCCAATCCCCGTACGGCAGGTTCTTTTGAAATTCAAAGCATTCCAACGATGGTGCTGATCACAACCAACAAGGATACGAAAGAAAAGGAAGCCCGTTCCATTGTGGGTTATCATCCCAAAGAAGAACTGAAAGAAATTCTGGACCGTTTCCTACCTTAA